CGTTCTGTGGTAACTGAAGGCACCGGACATCGAGTGAATAAAATAAAAGATATCACCATTCATGCAAAAACAAGTACCGCACAAATGAGTGACATGAAAAAACGTACTTTAGGAAAAAAATATCTAGAACATGGTTGGGTTGTTGCTCATTTCAAATACAAAGATTATGAGCCATTAGTTATAGTAGCAATGGTTGAACATGCCGGATCATCCCGTGTGCCAATGATTATTGCAAAAAACTTCTTGCTTGGATATCGTGATTTACAAGTATAAAAACATAACACATATATACTCTCACTATCATTATTTGCTAAATTAAATAAGCATGAAAAACAGAATGCGCAACCGCACATTATAATCTATTTAATAAAGGGACGCTGAGATGAAAAAAGTAGCACTAGTTATTTTATCTATGATAGCAATGAATAACAATGCAACACGCGACCACTACTACTTTAATAATCATTGTTGCCATTACGACACCTATTGCACATATAAACCAATTCCAGAAGCATTAGAATTCCGAAATCCAAAAAAATCGGCTCACAGCAAAACACTCATTTTAGCATCACTGTACGGCGCATTAAGTGGTTATTTGTGCCGTAAATTTGAAAAAGAAATTTTACAGGACATAGGACTGTTTCGCATCGTTAACCTCATCGTCTGGGGTAACGTACAACAAAGCTTGTTACAAGCATTTATGGATGATCTAAAAGAACAAAATGTGGGACACAGCGCAGAAACCACTAAATATAGCGCTTGGCTTATAAGTTGGATAACTTATTTAATAGCATAAAAAATTCACGAGTTCTTCAATATAAAGAATTCGTGAATTTAATTTTTTTACCCTTCGATATACTTCGACAAGCTCAGCACAGGCCTTGCAAAGCAACACTCAGGGTGAAGCGATATTACGCTGTACGCTCAAGCTGTGCAACACGTTTTGCCAAACGGCTTACTTTACGGCGAGCGGTATTTTTATGAATTACGCCTTTGCCTTTTGCACGAGAAAGTTGTGCTTCAGCATCGCGTAATAAAGTTTTTGCTTTAGCTACATCACTGCCATCTTTTATAGCTGCAACAACTTTTTTCACTGCAGTTTTTAGCGCAGTTTTACGTGTAAGATTTTTTTGACGTTTTTTAATCGTCTGCTTTGCACGTTTTTTTGCAGATTTAATATTTGCCATTGAATCAAGACCCTATGTAATTAAACAACTTTTTGCACTTTTTTAGCTTTTACGCATTTAGTGCAAACTTTATCATTATAGACTTTACCTGAGTTGTTAGCAGTTTTAGTAAAACGCATTTTATGAACATTTGGGAATACCCAACGTTTTGTTCTATTTTTTGCGTGACTGACTAAATTTGCCACTTGTGGACGTTTTCCACACATTGCGCATATCCGTGCCATTGCCGAATTTCCTTTCATCCCGTTATTATATCGAAGTTTATAGTAATTATAAGTATACGAAATTTTCTATTTTTTTCAAATTGGACCGTTTTTTAATAATGCCACCAATTCAGCATGTACCGCCACACTGCCGGCCAAGTATGAATTATAGTCATAATCCACCTCTTTCCCTTCAAAATCGGTCACTAATCCGCCTGATTCAGTAACAAGGAGCATCCCTGCTGCAATGTCCCACCAACCCAAACGGGGAAAGAATATGCCATCCAAACCGCCACGCGCCAAATATGCCTGATCAAGGGCAGCAGAGCCAAAGTGACGAAAAGCATAGCAACTTTTAGCTATTTCAGGTATTTTTCTTAATATTTTTTTAAATCCCTCATTACGCGTATAAGGTAATCCTATAATAACCATAGTATTGCGCATAGAACGCCCATCATGCATTGAAAGCTTTTTATCACCTAAAAATGCTCCCGCACCTTTAATAGCATAAAAGAAATCATTTGCTATAGGATTAAAAACTGCACCCCAAATAGACTTATATTTATAGGTCAAAGCAACTGAAATACCAAAATAAGGTAGTCCATGCACATAATTGGTGGTTCCATCCAATGGATCTATCACCCAATGATATGCAGCTTCTCCTTCAGATTTCCCCGATTCCTCAGCAAAAAAACCTGCTTCATCAAAAATCTTATGCAAACCTTCTTTGAGTAACTCTTCACTTTCAATATCTGCATTACACACATAACTTTGATCAGCCTTACGACGTACATCAAGTTTATCTGAACGGAATAATGATAACTGCAAATCACCTGCTTTACGCATAAGTGGTTCAACTTGTGCCCGCAATGATTGCAAATCTACTTTATATTCCACATGCATCCTTTTTTAAGTTAAGCCAATTTATGTGAAGTACGTGGCGTAACACCAAGCAGTTCATACACTTCTTGCGCTTCCAATGTTTCTTTTTCTAGTAACGCTTGTGCAAGTTTTTCAAGTTTACCACGATTCTTAATAAGTGTATCTTTTACTTGCGCTAAACATTCTTGTGAAATCTTTTTAACTGCATCGTCAATACGTTCAGCAGTTTTTTGTGAAATAGGAAAACTACGCTCATCATAAATAACCGGACCTAATTCATCTGTCATGCCATAATAGCGCACCATTTTTTGCGCAGCTTCAGTTGCTTGTTGAAAATCGCCATGTGCTCCGGTTGACTGTTTTTCGAACACCAACTCTTCTGCAGCACGACCACCCATGCAAACCTTAATATGTGCAATCATCTGCTCTTTAGTTTGTTTCAACTGATCACCTTCAGGTAATCCCCAAGTCAAACCAAGAGCTCCTCCACGAGCCAAAATAGTGACTTTATGAAGTGGCATTGAAAATTCAGGCTGCAACACATGCATTAAAGCATGCCCCGCTTCATGATAGGCGGTAACAGCAAGATCTTCTTTATTTTTAGTTTGATCTTTCCACTTTTTACCGGCAATAATTTTATCACGTGCTTCTTCAAAATCTTCCATGAATATAGCATCTTTTTCCGGATGTTTTGTTGCTAACAATGCAGCTTCATTAATTAGATGAGCAAGTTGTGCACCGGAAAAATCCGGAGTCCCTCGAGCAATACGTTCAAGATCAACTGATTCATCCAAGTGAAAATCTTTTGCATGTAATTGCAAAATTTTCAAACGATCTGCAACGCGAGGATTTGGCACCTGAACTTGACGATCAAATCTACCCGGACGCAATAATGCTTTATCAAGAATATCTGCACGGTTTGTCGCAGCAATAATGATTATCGGATCCTCTTTTGAATCAAAACCATCCATTTCAGTCAATAATTGATTTAATGTTTGATTATGCTCTTGTCCGCCGCCTGAATCACTATTAATTCTTTTTGCTCCAACTGCATCAATTTCATCAATAAAGATAATACTCGGTTTATGCTTACGTGCTTGTGCAAACATATCACGAACACGAGCTGCACCAACACCAACATATTTTTGTACAAATTCTGAACCGCTAATACTAAAAAATGGGCAATTTGCTTCACCTGCAACAGCACGAGCCAATAAAGTTTTACCATTTCCCGGAGGGCCTACAAGAAGCACACCTTTACTTATACGTGCGCCAAGGCGGCCAAATTTCTTTGGATCTTTTAAATGATCAACAATATCTTTAAGCTCTTCTTTTGCATTTTCCATTCCTGCAACTGAAGCGAACGTTGTTTTTATTTGTGACGGTTTATGCATCCGTGCCAAACTGTTATCAGCAGCTAATGGATTTTGTTGAGGGTTTACTGCCTCTTGAGAATTTACAATTGTTTTTTGCGCTTTTTTCAGATCTTCTGTTGTGATAGTCAATTGATTTAAGCGTGCAGCTTCAACTGCAGCTTTATTAATTAAATCGGCTAATTCTGCTCCACTAAATCCTGCAGTATCGGCAGCAAATGACTTTAAATCAACATCGGGTGCTAATTTTACTTTGCGAGCATGAATATGCAGAATATCTTCACGAGCTTGCTCATCTGGATAGGGAACATCAATACGACAATCAAATCTACCCGGACGCAATAATGCTTTATCAAGAACTTCCGGCATATTGGTTGCAGCAAGAACAATGATATTACTACCATCTGAACCAAAACCATCCATTTCTGTTAATAATTGATTTAATGTTTGCTCTCGTTCATCGTGGCCACCACCCATACCGGTGCCACGCGCACGACCGATAGCATCAATTTCATCAATAAATATAATACACGGGGAATGTTTACGTGCTTGTGCAAATAGATCACGAACACGAGCTGCGCCAACACCAACAAACACTTCAATAAAGTCTGAACCGGTAATTGAAAAGAAAGGAACATTCGCCTCACCTGCCACTGCTCTTGCCAGTAATGTTTTACCATTTCCCGGTTCACCTACAAGCAATACACCGCGAGAGATTTTAGCCCCTAAATGCCGAAACTTTTCAGGATTCTTTAAATAATCAATAATATTTTGCAATTCTTCTTTTGCATCAGTTGCGCCTGCAACATCACTAAATTTCTGCTTTATAGTTGAAGGTAAAAACATTTTTGCACGACTTTTACCCATACTAAAAATTCCACCTGGGCCACCACTCCCTGAACCTGAGCCACCACGTGATTGTTTCAAAAAATACCAAGCAACTAACAAGGCAAGAATAATAGAGAACATAGGCAAAAAATGCCACAGTGAAAGATCTGTTGAAGGCGGCACAAAGGCAACATCAATATCTGATTGCTCAGAGAATGACTTCCAATCATACCGCTCCGGAATACGTACTGCAAAATGAGAACCATCTTTTTTAATGCCCTCAGCTTCAGCACCACTGACATATAATTTTTTGATAATGCCTTCTTGGGCATCTTTTTGAAATTGAGTATAACTTATTTTTTCAACATGACTGGTATATTCAGTCAATTTACTCAATAATGATACACATGCGACAATAATAACGGTTGCAATAAGCAGATTTTTATATCCACTAAACTGCATTTTATTTTTTTTATTAAATTTCTTCATAATATCCTATGTTTATTTAACTGTTTTACTCTGATTATTGGATATATGCTCCCGACTAGAAAAGCACGCCCCTAAAACTATTCTATTAGAATTATACTCTTTCCTAATAGATTTGTCATCATTTTGTCATTTAGTATAGGCAAAAGCAGGGTTTCTGTCTATGCATCATATAACTGGATACTGAACATATCGAGGGGACCAAACAGGATAACTGATTTTCGCCCCTTTTTTACTTAAATAATATATCTTACGCGTTGGTATATTCATCATGCATAAACAACTTGTATTGGCTATTTCGTGCACAAAAACAAGATAGTTGCCACATGGAGACCATGAAACACCCTGTTTTGCAGCATTATCAAAAGTAAGCTGCTGATGTTTTTTGGCAACAGTATCATATATACATATCTGCATCACCCCTTTAATTGAACGACAATAAGCCAGTTTTTTGTTTTGAGGACAATAACATGGAGATTCACTTGAAGCTGTATTGGCGATACGATCCAACCGATTTAATTTCATATCATAGGTAAATATTGAAGGACGCTTCAGATTGCAATCGGAACAAAAATAGATAATATCACCACTTTCATTCAATGTCGGACAAAAATTATTACCACTGTTTTTAGTTAACTGTTTTACTTTACCCTGTTGGATATAAAACAGTTGTGGATTGCCCTTTCCTTGTGATGCACAAAAAACCGCTTTTGTGCCATCTTGAGAAAATGCCGGCAACATGTTCACACCATCAAAGTTACAGGCAATATGCCGTCTTTTTTTCATATCAACGTACATCATACAAACATTCTTATCGGTGAACTCTGAATAAAAAAGTAATGGTCTGCGCAAATCTGCATTCCAGCGTGGTGCAATATTGACCGTTGGCGTATCGACTAAAACTTGTTCATACATACCATCATAATCGGCAATGCAAATATGCTTTAATGTGCGCTCCTTTGGCCCTTTAACCTCTTTGCAATAAGCAATGCGCGTTGAAAAAAAACCG
The Candidatus Dependentiae bacterium genome window above contains:
- the rpsT gene encoding 30S ribosomal protein S20, with product MANIKSAKKRAKQTIKKRQKNLTRKTALKTAVKKVVAAIKDGSDVAKAKTLLRDAEAQLSRAKGKGVIHKNTARRKVSRLAKRVAQLERTA
- the rpmB gene encoding 50S ribosomal protein L28: MARICAMCGKRPQVANLVSHAKNRTKRWVFPNVHKMRFTKTANNSGKVYNDKVCTKCVKAKKVQKVV
- a CDS encoding inositol monophosphatase family protein, with amino-acid sequence MEYKVDLQSLRAQVEPLMRKAGDLQLSLFRSDKLDVRRKADQSYVCNADIESEELLKEGLHKIFDEAGFFAEESGKSEGEAAYHWVIDPLDGTTNYVHGLPYFGISVALTYKYKSIWGAVFNPIANDFFYAIKGAGAFLGDKKLSMHDGRSMRNTMVIIGLPYTRNEGFKKILRKIPEIAKSCYAFRHFGSAALDQAYLARGGLDGIFFPRLGWWDIAAGMLLVTESGGLVTDFEGKEVDYDYNSYLAGSVAVHAELVALLKNGPI
- the ftsH gene encoding ATP-dependent zinc metalloprotease FtsH yields the protein MKKFNKKNKMQFSGYKNLLIATVIIVACVSLLSKLTEYTSHVEKISYTQFQKDAQEGIIKKLYVSGAEAEGIKKDGSHFAVRIPERYDWKSFSEQSDIDVAFVPPSTDLSLWHFLPMFSIILALLVAWYFLKQSRGGSGSGSGGPGGIFSMGKSRAKMFLPSTIKQKFSDVAGATDAKEELQNIIDYLKNPEKFRHLGAKISRGVLLVGEPGNGKTLLARAVAGEANVPFFSITGSDFIEVFVGVGAARVRDLFAQARKHSPCIIFIDEIDAIGRARGTGMGGGHDEREQTLNQLLTEMDGFGSDGSNIIVLAATNMPEVLDKALLRPGRFDCRIDVPYPDEQAREDILHIHARKVKLAPDVDLKSFAADTAGFSGAELADLINKAAVEAARLNQLTITTEDLKKAQKTIVNSQEAVNPQQNPLAADNSLARMHKPSQIKTTFASVAGMENAKEELKDIVDHLKDPKKFGRLGARISKGVLLVGPPGNGKTLLARAVAGEANCPFFSISGSEFVQKYVGVGAARVRDMFAQARKHKPSIIFIDEIDAVGAKRINSDSGGGQEHNQTLNQLLTEMDGFDSKEDPIIIIAATNRADILDKALLRPGRFDRQVQVPNPRVADRLKILQLHAKDFHLDESVDLERIARGTPDFSGAQLAHLINEAALLATKHPEKDAIFMEDFEEARDKIIAGKKWKDQTKNKEDLAVTAYHEAGHALMHVLQPEFSMPLHKVTILARGGALGLTWGLPEGDQLKQTKEQMIAHIKVCMGGRAAEELVFEKQSTGAHGDFQQATEAAQKMVRYYGMTDELGPVIYDERSFPISQKTAERIDDAVKKISQECLAQVKDTLIKNRGKLEKLAQALLEKETLEAQEVYELLGVTPRTSHKLA